A region from the Paraburkholderia youngii genome encodes:
- a CDS encoding IS5 family transposase, producing MRGMDEMQEPLFTTVKLEDFVPADHPLRPIRLLVNDALKRLNGLFSVIYADTGRASIAPEKLMRALLLQVFYSVRSERMLMEQMRYNLLFRWFVGLAIEDAVWDHSVFSKNRDRLLEHEVVEAFFTEVMSLADKRGLLSREHFSVDGTLIQAWASHKSFRRKDGPDDGPPAGGGRNADTDWKGERRSNATHESTTDPEARLFKKSHKSPAILCYHGHILMENRSGLVVGAVVSHADGFAERASALQLLDCVPGTHAKTVGADKAYDTRDFVNDCRARNVTPHVARNDERWGGSAIDGRTSRHAGYRTSQIIRKRIEEHFGWGKTIGRIRQTVYRGLKRVDQHFKLTMVASNLTRMARMPGMVPRGATR from the coding sequence ATGCGCGGAATGGACGAGATGCAGGAACCCCTGTTCACGACGGTCAAGCTCGAGGACTTCGTCCCGGCAGATCACCCGTTGCGACCGATCCGGTTGCTGGTGAATGATGCGTTGAAACGGCTCAACGGGCTGTTCAGCGTCATCTACGCGGACACCGGTCGTGCCTCGATTGCGCCTGAGAAGCTGATGCGGGCGCTGCTGTTGCAGGTGTTCTACTCCGTACGCAGCGAGCGCATGCTGATGGAGCAGATGCGCTACAACCTGCTGTTCCGCTGGTTTGTCGGGCTGGCGATTGAGGACGCCGTGTGGGACCACTCGGTGTTCTCGAAGAACCGCGACCGGCTTCTGGAGCATGAAGTCGTGGAAGCGTTCTTCACCGAAGTCATGAGCCTGGCGGACAAGCGGGGCTTGCTGTCGAGAGAGCATTTCTCGGTGGACGGCACGCTGATTCAGGCGTGGGCCAGTCACAAAAGCTTCCGCCGCAAGGACGGCCCGGACGATGGTCCGCCAGCCGGCGGTGGCCGCAACGCCGACACCGACTGGAAAGGCGAGCGACGTAGCAATGCCACGCACGAGTCGACTACTGATCCGGAGGCGCGATTGTTCAAGAAGAGCCACAAGAGCCCGGCCATCCTGTGCTACCACGGGCACATCCTGATGGAGAATCGCTCGGGGCTGGTGGTCGGCGCCGTGGTTAGTCACGCAGATGGTTTTGCCGAGCGGGCCAGCGCATTGCAATTGCTCGATTGCGTGCCAGGTACTCATGCGAAGACAGTTGGCGCCGACAAGGCGTATGACACCCGTGACTTCGTGAACGATTGCCGCGCTCGCAACGTGACACCGCATGTCGCGCGCAACGATGAGCGTTGGGGCGGCAGCGCCATCGACGGTCGCACTTCGCGGCATGCGGGCTACCGGACTAGCCAGATCATCCGCAAACGAATCGAAGAGCATTTCGGCTGGGGCAAAACCATCGGGCGGATCCGGCAGACGGTCTATCGCGGCCTCAAGCGCGTCGACCAGCACTTCAAGCTGACGATGGTTGCGAGCAATCTGACCCGCATGGCCCGAATGCCAGGGATGGTGCCGCGAGGAGCGACGCGATGA
- the glpD gene encoding glycerol-3-phosphate dehydrogenase, whose protein sequence is MTQGTKYDLLVVGGGINGAGIARDAAGRGLSVLLCEQDDLAAHTSSASTKLIHGGLRYLEYREFGLVRKALQERETLLRAAPHIIWPLRFVMPHMPELRPAWLIRAGLFLYDHLAKRELLPGSRGIVMSRHPAGAPLVETIKRGFVYSDGWVNDARLVVLNALDAHERGATILTRTKLLNAVRAGGEWRAQLQGADGTTLDVRAAAIANAAGPWVGELLQGALGRPSSHSVRLVKGSHIVTRRLFEHDHAYIFQNPDKRIIFAIPYEHDYTLIGTTDLEYRGDPSQVAIDANETQYLCDSINRYFRQKISPADVRWSYSGVRPLLEDENADNPSAVTRDYSLELDAPANEAPLLSVFGGKITTFRKLAEQAVDTLTDALHHGAPAWTADAPLPGGDIAQANFNRFLGEFSREHAWLPASLAHRLARAYGTRANRVIGSAHSRAELGREFAPGLHEAELIYLRDTEWARTAQDVLWRRSKLGLHVEPDTLEQITRDIDAWFAREPVRQSA, encoded by the coding sequence GTGACGCAAGGCACGAAATACGATTTGCTCGTCGTCGGTGGTGGGATCAACGGCGCCGGCATCGCCCGCGACGCGGCCGGCCGCGGCCTGTCGGTGCTGCTGTGCGAGCAGGACGATCTGGCCGCGCACACGTCGTCGGCGAGCACCAAGCTGATCCACGGCGGGCTGCGCTACCTCGAGTACCGCGAGTTCGGGCTCGTACGCAAAGCGCTGCAGGAGCGCGAAACGCTGCTGCGCGCGGCGCCGCACATCATCTGGCCGCTGCGCTTCGTGATGCCGCACATGCCCGAACTGCGCCCCGCCTGGCTGATCCGCGCGGGTCTGTTCCTGTACGACCATCTGGCTAAACGCGAGCTGCTGCCGGGCTCGCGCGGCATCGTGATGAGCCGGCATCCGGCCGGCGCGCCACTCGTCGAAACGATCAAGCGCGGCTTCGTTTATTCGGACGGCTGGGTCAACGACGCGCGCCTCGTCGTGCTGAACGCGCTCGACGCGCACGAGCGCGGCGCGACGATCCTCACGCGCACGAAGCTGCTCAACGCCGTGCGCGCGGGCGGCGAGTGGCGCGCGCAACTGCAAGGGGCGGACGGCACGACGCTCGACGTGCGCGCCGCCGCGATCGCGAACGCGGCGGGCCCGTGGGTCGGCGAGCTGCTGCAAGGCGCGCTCGGCCGGCCGTCGTCGCATAGCGTGCGGCTCGTCAAGGGCAGCCACATCGTCACGCGGCGCCTATTCGAGCACGACCACGCGTACATCTTCCAGAACCCGGACAAGCGGATCATCTTCGCGATTCCCTATGAGCACGACTACACGCTGATCGGCACGACCGACCTCGAATATCGCGGCGACCCGTCGCAAGTCGCGATCGACGCCAACGAAACGCAGTACCTGTGCGATTCGATCAACCGCTACTTCAGGCAGAAGATCTCGCCCGCCGACGTGCGCTGGAGCTATTCGGGCGTACGCCCGCTGCTGGAGGACGAGAACGCGGACAATCCGTCGGCGGTCACGCGCGACTACTCGCTCGAACTCGATGCGCCCGCGAACGAGGCGCCGCTGCTGTCGGTGTTTGGCGGCAAGATCACGACCTTTCGCAAGCTCGCCGAGCAGGCCGTCGATACGCTCACCGACGCGCTGCACCACGGCGCGCCCGCGTGGACCGCCGACGCGCCGCTGCCGGGCGGCGACATCGCGCAGGCGAACTTCAATCGCTTCCTCGGCGAGTTCTCGCGCGAACATGCGTGGCTGCCGGCATCGCTCGCGCATCGGCTCGCGCGCGCGTATGGCACGCGCGCGAATCGCGTGATCGGCTCGGCGCACTCGCGCGCCGAGCTCGGTCGCGAGTTCGCGCCGGGTCTGCACGAAGCCGAGCTGATTTATCTGCGCGATACCGAATGGGCGCGCACCGCGCAGGACGTGCTGTGGCGCCGCTCGAAGCTCGGCCTGCATGTCGAGCCGGACACGCTCGAGCAAATCACGCGCGACATCGACGCGTGGTTCGCGCGCGAACCGGTCCGGCAGAGCGCCTAG
- a CDS encoding TetR/AcrR family transcriptional regulator: MPKTLSADDIQQFREAMRRVAENAFATRGAQGVTMRELAKELGCSAMTPYRYFRDKEEILAMVRAAAFNRFAARLEAAAKAIPASAPAIDHSAVSRAYVDFALDEPHAYRLMFDQTPQQQGAYPELAAASQRAWRLLEAHFERLVEAGVLEGDPRLIGYAYWTSLHGFTMLALANQLPPPAARHADSADDGAHEPSREAVFAQILRMLWRGALAPQK, from the coding sequence ATGCCCAAGACGCTCTCCGCCGACGACATCCAGCAGTTTCGCGAAGCGATGCGACGCGTCGCGGAAAACGCGTTTGCGACCCGCGGCGCACAAGGCGTGACGATGCGCGAGCTGGCGAAGGAGCTCGGCTGCAGCGCGATGACACCGTATCGCTATTTCCGCGACAAGGAAGAAATTCTGGCGATGGTCCGCGCCGCCGCGTTCAACCGCTTCGCCGCGCGCCTCGAAGCGGCCGCGAAAGCGATCCCCGCGAGCGCCCCCGCCATCGATCACAGCGCCGTCAGCCGGGCCTATGTCGACTTCGCGCTCGATGAGCCGCACGCCTATCGTTTGATGTTCGATCAGACGCCGCAACAGCAAGGCGCTTACCCCGAGCTGGCCGCGGCGTCGCAACGCGCGTGGCGCCTGCTGGAAGCGCACTTCGAGCGGCTCGTCGAGGCGGGTGTTCTCGAAGGCGATCCGCGTCTGATCGGCTACGCGTACTGGACGAGTCTGCACGGCTTCACGATGCTCGCGCTCGCGAACCAGTTGCCGCCGCCGGCGGCCCGACACGCCGATTCCGCCGACGACGGCGCACATGAGCCGTCGCGCGAAGCGGTGTTCGCGCAGATCCTGCGCATGCTGTGGCGCGGAGCGTTGGCGCCGCAAAAGTGA
- a CDS encoding DeoR/GlpR family DNA-binding transcription regulator: MTRDPRLTLNARQQELLEWVQRDGFVTVDDLASHFDVTPQTIRRDVNWLADINLLRRYHGGASLPTSSENVSYTARQRMFHEEKRRIAALVATHIPDQASLFINLGTTTEEVARALNRHRGLRVITNNLNVASMMSGYPDCEVLVTGGIVRPWDKGIVGELAIDFIRQFKVDFAIIGTSSIETDGTLRDFDTREVRVAEAIIEHARTVFLAADHSKFGRPALVRQGHLEQIDALFTDAAPPADMAEALNAANCQIYIAG, encoded by the coding sequence ATGACACGAGACCCCCGCCTGACTCTCAACGCCCGGCAACAGGAATTGCTGGAGTGGGTGCAACGCGACGGCTTCGTGACCGTGGACGACCTCGCGAGCCACTTCGACGTCACCCCGCAGACGATCCGCCGCGACGTCAACTGGCTCGCCGATATAAACCTGCTGCGCCGCTATCACGGCGGCGCCAGTCTGCCGACCAGTTCCGAGAACGTCTCCTACACCGCGCGCCAGCGCATGTTCCATGAAGAGAAGCGACGCATCGCGGCGCTGGTGGCCACTCACATTCCGGACCAGGCATCGCTGTTCATCAACCTCGGCACGACCACCGAGGAAGTGGCACGCGCGCTGAACCGCCACCGCGGCTTGCGCGTGATCACGAACAATCTGAACGTCGCGAGCATGATGAGCGGCTACCCGGACTGCGAAGTGCTGGTGACGGGCGGCATCGTGCGACCGTGGGACAAGGGCATCGTCGGGGAACTGGCGATCGACTTCATCCGTCAGTTCAAGGTCGATTTCGCGATCATCGGCACGTCGAGCATCGAAACGGACGGTACGCTGCGCGATTTCGATACGCGCGAAGTGCGTGTCGCCGAGGCGATCATCGAGCACGCGCGCACCGTTTTCCTCGCCGCCGATCACTCCAAGTTTGGCCGGCCCGCGCTAGTTCGCCAGGGACATCTCGAGCAGATCGACGCGCTGTTCACCGACGCCGCCCCACCCGCCGACATGGCCGAGGCTCTGAACGCCGCGAATTGTCAAATCTACATCGCCGGATAA
- the ggt gene encoding gamma-glutamyltransferase, whose product MTGFSNWQNPYPTQRLPVFARNIVSTSHPLAAQAGLRMLWKGGNAVDAAIAAAAAITVVEPVSCGLGGDAFALVWDGKKLHGLNASGVAPAAWNVDYFKRKYGEENGLAQQPKRGWDAVTVPGVIAGWEALHQKFGKLPFADLMEPAIEIAERGHAVASIVAYKWAAAVPELKDQPGFAQTFMPRGRAPEVSELVRFPGHAKTLRLLAEQGPRAFYEGEIAERIAAFARAGGGALSADDLRNYRADWVEPIGKDYRGYTVHEIPPNGQGIAALVALGILEKFDVKSLKVDSVESQHLQIEAMKLAFADVYRYVADPRSMEVTPEQMLDDAYLSSRAKLIDPKRATHFDFGMPMAGGTIYMSAVDESGMMVSFIQSNYMGFGSGVVVPESGIALQNRGCGFSMDPKSPNVVEGGKRPFHTIIPAFLTQQVNGQQEAVMSFGVMGGDMQPQGHLQTVVRMLDYGQQPQAACDAPRWKVNRDFTVDIESTLDPKTTEGLQKLGHTIKSVDDPYMDFGSGQFIWKLDRNEPERGYVAASDSRRDGLAAGF is encoded by the coding sequence ATGACTGGCTTCAGCAACTGGCAAAACCCTTATCCGACGCAACGTCTGCCCGTATTCGCACGCAATATCGTTTCGACCTCGCACCCGCTCGCCGCGCAGGCCGGGCTGCGCATGCTGTGGAAAGGCGGCAATGCCGTCGATGCGGCCATCGCGGCCGCCGCCGCGATCACGGTGGTCGAGCCGGTGTCGTGCGGCCTGGGCGGCGACGCGTTCGCGCTCGTGTGGGACGGCAAGAAGCTGCATGGTCTGAACGCGTCGGGCGTAGCGCCGGCCGCGTGGAACGTCGATTACTTCAAGCGCAAATATGGCGAGGAAAACGGCCTCGCGCAGCAGCCGAAGCGCGGCTGGGATGCGGTCACCGTGCCGGGTGTGATCGCCGGCTGGGAAGCGCTGCACCAGAAGTTCGGCAAGCTGCCGTTCGCCGACCTGATGGAGCCGGCCATCGAAATCGCCGAGCGCGGTCACGCGGTGGCGAGCATCGTCGCTTACAAGTGGGCAGCCGCGGTGCCTGAGCTGAAGGACCAGCCGGGCTTCGCGCAAACCTTCATGCCGCGCGGCCGTGCGCCCGAGGTCAGCGAGCTGGTGCGCTTCCCCGGTCACGCGAAGACGCTGCGCCTGCTCGCCGAGCAAGGCCCGCGCGCGTTCTACGAAGGCGAAATCGCCGAGCGGATTGCCGCGTTCGCGCGCGCAGGCGGCGGCGCGCTGAGCGCCGACGATCTGCGCAACTACCGCGCTGACTGGGTCGAGCCGATCGGCAAGGACTATCGCGGCTACACCGTGCACGAGATTCCGCCGAACGGCCAGGGCATCGCGGCGCTGGTTGCGCTCGGCATCCTGGAAAAGTTCGACGTGAAGTCGCTGAAGGTCGACAGCGTCGAGTCGCAGCATCTGCAGATCGAAGCGATGAAGCTCGCGTTTGCCGACGTGTATCGCTATGTCGCCGATCCGCGCTCGATGGAAGTCACGCCCGAGCAGATGCTGGACGACGCGTATCTGAGCTCACGCGCGAAGCTGATCGATCCGAAGCGCGCGACGCACTTCGACTTCGGCATGCCGATGGCGGGCGGCACGATCTACATGTCGGCCGTGGACGAGAGCGGCATGATGGTCAGCTTCATCCAGTCGAACTACATGGGCTTCGGCTCGGGTGTCGTGGTGCCCGAGAGCGGCATCGCGCTGCAGAACCGCGGCTGCGGCTTCTCGATGGACCCGAAGTCGCCGAACGTCGTCGAGGGCGGCAAGCGGCCGTTCCACACGATCATTCCGGCATTCCTCACGCAGCAGGTGAACGGCCAGCAGGAAGCGGTGATGAGCTTCGGCGTGATGGGCGGCGACATGCAGCCGCAAGGTCATCTGCAGACCGTGGTGCGCATGCTCGACTACGGACAGCAGCCGCAGGCCGCGTGCGATGCGCCGCGCTGGAAGGTCAACCGCGACTTCACGGTCGATATCGAGTCGACGCTCGATCCGAAGACCACCGAGGGCCTGCAGAAGCTCGGCCACACGATCAAGTCGGTCGACGATCCGTACATGGACTTCGGCTCCGGCCAGTTCATCTGGAAGCTCGATCGCAACGAGCCGGAGCGCGGCTACGTAGCGGCCAGCGACAGCCGCCGCGACGGTCTGGCGGCCGGCTTCTAG
- a CDS encoding MFS transporter — MNTPASHSTSASPHAAPLSKAMVRRIVFSSSIGNALEWFDFLVYGYFATIIAKQFFPMQDEWLSTLLAIATFGISFLMRPLGAIVLGVYGDRKGRKAALTLAIALMMVGTFTMAVMPPFSTIGLAAPLLVLFARLVQGFAVGGEFGSATAFMVEHSATRRGYYASWQFASQGLAAITAAAFGSLLTAWLPAEHLNSWGWRVPFVFGLLVGPVGYYIRSHLDETPEFLALREERAASEAAGEHKAVNGSKDASFANQWVNLLLAIGIVAQSTVGVYVLQLYMPLYAVKQLHMAAAASFGVVVLNGGMQFIFSPIMGALSDRIGRIRIMLSTSILMGLLIYPMFAWLQAHPTIGWLLVLQGVAGIFKASYSGPMPALMSEIFPTQVRSTGLSIGYSIGVTIFGGFAPTIVETFIHLTGDKLAPSYYVLLAAVLSGASLIIVARRMRRVRPVSGEVQAA; from the coding sequence ATGAACACCCCCGCGTCGCATTCGACAAGCGCTTCGCCTCACGCCGCGCCGCTTTCGAAAGCGATGGTGCGGCGGATCGTTTTCTCGTCGTCGATTGGCAACGCGCTCGAGTGGTTCGACTTCCTGGTTTATGGCTACTTTGCGACGATCATCGCGAAACAGTTCTTCCCGATGCAGGACGAGTGGCTGTCGACGCTGCTCGCGATCGCCACCTTCGGCATCTCGTTCCTGATGCGCCCGCTCGGCGCGATCGTGCTCGGCGTGTACGGCGACCGCAAGGGCCGCAAAGCGGCGCTCACGCTCGCGATCGCGCTGATGATGGTCGGTACTTTCACGATGGCCGTGATGCCACCGTTTTCGACGATCGGTCTCGCGGCGCCGCTGCTGGTGCTGTTCGCGCGGCTCGTGCAGGGCTTCGCGGTCGGCGGCGAGTTCGGCAGCGCGACCGCGTTCATGGTCGAACACAGCGCGACGCGGCGCGGCTACTACGCGAGCTGGCAGTTCGCGAGCCAGGGTCTCGCGGCGATCACCGCGGCGGCCTTCGGTTCGCTGCTGACCGCGTGGCTGCCGGCCGAGCACCTGAACAGCTGGGGCTGGCGTGTGCCGTTCGTGTTCGGTCTGCTGGTCGGGCCGGTCGGCTACTACATTCGCTCGCATCTGGACGAGACACCCGAATTCCTCGCATTGCGTGAAGAGCGGGCGGCTAGCGAAGCGGCCGGCGAACACAAGGCCGTGAACGGATCGAAGGACGCGTCGTTCGCGAATCAGTGGGTCAACCTGCTGCTCGCGATCGGCATCGTTGCGCAGTCGACGGTCGGGGTGTACGTGCTGCAGCTCTACATGCCGCTCTACGCGGTCAAGCAGCTGCATATGGCGGCGGCCGCCTCGTTCGGTGTGGTCGTGCTGAACGGCGGCATGCAGTTCATCTTCTCACCGATCATGGGCGCGCTGTCCGATCGCATCGGCCGAATTCGTATCATGCTGAGCACGTCGATCCTGATGGGCCTGCTGATCTATCCGATGTTCGCATGGTTGCAGGCACATCCGACGATTGGCTGGCTGCTCGTGCTGCAAGGCGTCGCCGGTATTTTCAAGGCCTCGTACTCGGGGCCGATGCCCGCGCTGATGTCGGAGATCTTCCCGACCCAGGTACGCTCGACTGGCCTTTCGATCGGTTACAGCATCGGCGTGACGATCTTCGGCGGCTTCGCGCCGACCATCGTCGAAACCTTCATTCATCTGACCGGCGACAAACTCGCGCCGAGTTATTACGTGCTGCTTGCGGCGGTGCTTTCGGGCGCATCGCTGATCATCGTTGCGCGGCGCATGCGTCGAGTGCGTCCCGTCTCGGGCGAGGTACAAGCTGCCTGA
- a CDS encoding ferritin-like domain-containing protein, translating into MHTELNHVMPWRIEDIDLTRIDRQKAAANEDLLLLLCAASFIESGTDLYTSNLSTFFNDDPEVSAWLNHEWEPEEMQHGRALQTYIAYVWPEFDWHTAFRNFMGEYSLTCSVDDFEKTRALEMVARCVVETGTATLYRAINECSDEPVLKQITDNIRTDEVRHYKHFFKYFKKYNRIEGNGRLAVLGALMRRVMEIKNEDSEIALRHVFAIRYPERVHDSAYNRERAARINKLVRRNLSADMCVKMLLKPLDLPARIQPGVHYPLAKITQHVFFR; encoded by the coding sequence ATGCACACGGAGCTGAACCATGTCATGCCCTGGCGGATCGAGGACATCGATCTGACGCGCATCGACCGGCAGAAGGCCGCGGCCAACGAAGACCTGCTGCTGTTGCTGTGCGCGGCCTCGTTCATCGAAAGCGGCACTGATCTCTACACCAGCAATCTGAGTACATTTTTCAACGACGATCCGGAGGTCTCGGCCTGGCTCAACCACGAGTGGGAGCCCGAGGAAATGCAGCACGGCCGGGCGCTGCAGACCTATATCGCGTATGTATGGCCCGAGTTCGACTGGCACACCGCGTTCCGCAATTTCATGGGCGAGTATTCGCTGACGTGCTCGGTCGACGATTTCGAAAAGACCCGGGCGCTCGAGATGGTCGCGCGTTGCGTAGTCGAAACGGGTACCGCGACGCTGTATCGAGCGATCAACGAATGCTCGGATGAGCCGGTGCTCAAGCAGATCACCGACAACATCCGCACCGACGAAGTCCGTCATTACAAGCACTTTTTCAAGTACTTCAAGAAGTACAACCGGATCGAGGGCAACGGCCGGCTCGCGGTGCTCGGCGCGTTGATGCGTCGCGTGATGGAAATCAAGAACGAAGATTCGGAGATCGCATTGCGCCACGTGTTCGCGATTCGCTATCCGGAGCGCGTGCACGACTCCGCATATAACCGCGAGCGCGCGGCGCGTATCAATAAGCTGGTGCGGCGCAATCTGTCCGCCGACATGTGCGTGAAGATGCTGCTCAAGCCGCTCGATCTGCCGGCGCGCATTCAGCCGGGTGTGCATTATCCGCTCGCGAAGATCACGCAGCATGTGTTCTTTCGCTGA
- a CDS encoding DEAD/DEAH box helicase, with product MSFDSLGLSEPLVRAVNELGYTSPTPIQTQAIPAVLNGGDLLAGAQTGTGKTAGFTLPILQRLNSMAPAAGGKRVVRALILTPTRELAAQVEESVRAYGKYLKLKSTVMFGGVGINPQIDALKRGVDIVVATPGRLLDHMQQKTIDLSHLEILVLDEADRMLDMGFIHDIKRVLAKLPPKRQNLLFSATFSDEIKTLADSLLDSPALIEVARRNTTAETVAQKIHPVDRDRKRELLTHLIRQHNWFQVLVFTRTKHGANRLAEQLTKDGISALAIHGNKSQSARTRALAEFKDGTLQVLVATDIAARGIDIDQLPHVVNFDLPNVPEDYVHRIGRTGRAGATGEAVSLVCVDELQLLKDIEKLIKRPVPQEVIAGFEPDPTAKPEPIQRRGQGGGGRSQRQGQGAGRRDGAAGGGASAKPAQGSGQRSGQRASNAQPAPRPQGAKPAGNGGQPRRDTQRHDDRPRAAAHDGAPAHHAPRKPQGNRSPNGNPGALLGGGVKRNDAPRGAQPSRNGDRGR from the coding sequence ATGTCTTTTGATTCCCTCGGCTTGTCCGAACCGCTGGTCCGCGCTGTCAATGAACTCGGCTATACCAGCCCGACTCCGATCCAGACTCAGGCGATCCCGGCCGTGCTCAACGGCGGCGATCTGCTCGCCGGCGCGCAAACCGGCACCGGCAAGACCGCCGGCTTCACGCTGCCGATCCTGCAGCGCCTCAATTCGATGGCGCCGGCCGCCGGCGGCAAGCGCGTGGTGCGCGCGCTGATCCTCACGCCGACGCGCGAACTCGCCGCGCAGGTCGAAGAAAGCGTGCGTGCGTACGGCAAGTATCTGAAGCTGAAGTCGACCGTGATGTTCGGCGGTGTCGGCATCAATCCGCAGATCGATGCGCTCAAGCGCGGCGTTGACATCGTCGTCGCGACGCCGGGCCGTCTGCTCGATCACATGCAGCAGAAGACCATCGACCTGTCGCATCTCGAGATTCTCGTACTCGACGAAGCCGACCGCATGCTCGACATGGGTTTCATCCACGACATCAAGCGCGTGCTCGCGAAGCTGCCGCCGAAGCGCCAGAACCTGCTGTTCTCGGCGACCTTCTCCGATGAGATCAAGACGCTCGCCGACAGCCTGCTCGATTCACCGGCCCTGATCGAAGTCGCGCGCCGCAACACGACGGCCGAAACGGTCGCGCAAAAGATTCACCCGGTCGATCGCGACCGCAAGCGCGAGCTGCTCACGCATCTGATCCGGCAGCACAACTGGTTCCAGGTGCTCGTGTTCACGCGCACCAAGCACGGCGCGAACCGCCTCGCCGAGCAGCTGACGAAGGACGGCATCAGCGCGCTCGCGATCCACGGCAACAAGAGCCAATCGGCCCGCACGCGCGCGCTCGCCGAGTTCAAGGACGGCACGCTGCAGGTGCTGGTGGCAACCGACATCGCGGCGCGCGGCATCGATATCGATCAGCTGCCGCACGTGGTCAACTTCGATCTGCCGAACGTGCCGGAAGACTACGTGCACCGCATCGGCCGCACGGGTCGCGCGGGCGCGACGGGCGAGGCGGTGTCGCTCGTGTGCGTCGATGAACTGCAGTTGCTGAAGGACATCGAGAAGCTGATCAAGCGTCCAGTCCCGCAGGAAGTGATCGCCGGTTTCGAGCCGGATCCGACCGCGAAGCCGGAGCCGATCCAGCGACGCGGCCAGGGTGGCGGCGGGCGTTCGCAGCGCCAGGGACAAGGCGCGGGGCGTCGTGACGGCGCTGCTGGTGGTGGCGCATCGGCCAAGCCGGCTCAAGGCTCCGGTCAGCGTTCGGGACAGCGTGCGTCTAACGCTCAGCCCGCGCCGCGGCCGCAAGGTGCGAAGCCGGCCGGCAATGGCGGTCAGCCGCGTCGCGATACTCAGCGGCACGACGATCGGCCGCGTGCCGCCGCGCATGATGGCGCTCCCGCGCACCACGCGCCGCGCAAGCCTCAAGGCAATCGTTCGCCCAACGGCAATCCGGGCGCGTTGCTCGGCGGCGGCGTGAAGCGCAACGATGCGCCGCGTGGCGCGCAACCGTCGCGCAACGGCGACCGCGGCCGTTAA
- the trhA gene encoding PAQR family membrane homeostasis protein TrhA has product MPFGERLNSITHLVGAVLSVVGLAALVTMGALAGDAYKVVSFSVYGAMLFVLYAISTLYHSVSHARLKAILQKCDHSAIYLLIAGSYTPFTLVTLRGPWGWSLFGVSWGLAALGIVQELTLGRRTRSVSMVLYVLMGWLALVAVRPLVQALPAAGTAWLVAGGVIYSAGIYFFINDERIRHGHGIWHLFVLAGSLCQFVSVARYVA; this is encoded by the coding sequence GTGCCCTTTGGTGAGCGTTTGAACAGCATTACCCATCTCGTCGGCGCCGTGCTGTCGGTGGTGGGGCTGGCGGCGCTCGTCACGATGGGCGCGCTCGCCGGCGACGCGTACAAGGTCGTCAGCTTCAGCGTGTATGGTGCGATGCTGTTCGTGCTGTATGCGATCTCGACGCTGTATCACAGCGTCAGCCATGCGCGACTGAAGGCGATTCTGCAGAAATGCGATCATTCGGCGATCTACCTGCTGATCGCCGGCAGTTACACGCCGTTCACGCTCGTCACGTTGCGTGGACCGTGGGGCTGGTCGCTATTCGGCGTGAGCTGGGGGCTCGCTGCCCTCGGCATCGTGCAGGAACTCACGCTCGGGCGACGCACCCGCAGCGTGTCGATGGTGCTGTATGTGTTGATGGGATGGCTCGCGCTCGTAGCTGTCCGCCCGCTGGTGCAGGCATTGCCGGCCGCGGGTACCGCGTGGCTCGTGGCCGGCGGCGTCATCTACAGCGCCGGCATCTATTTCTTCATCAACGACGAGCGCATCCGCCACGGACATGGTATCTGGCACCTGTTCGTACTGGCGGGCAGTCTGTGTCAATTCGTCAGTGTCGCGCGCTATGTCGCGTGA